In Glandiceps talaboti chromosome 14, keGlaTala1.1, whole genome shotgun sequence, a single genomic region encodes these proteins:
- the LOC144445561 gene encoding multifunctional protein CAD-like isoform X3, with protein MTAVLHLQDGSKYEGTLFGANESVAGEVVFQTGMVGYPESLTDPSYKSQILVLTYPLIGNYGIPGNENDKYDIPKWFESKKIHVSALVVGDMSEEYSHWAAKKSLHDWLKEHKIPAIYGIDTRELTKKIRQHGTMLGKVVTGTTNSNTIPYDDPNVRNLVAEVSCKEPMTYNKSGSVKIVAVDCGIKFNQIRCLVERGACVKVVPWDTQLDINDFDGLFLSNGPGNPEQCTAAIKNIRTIFNHSKPKPVFGICLGHQLTALAIGATTSKMKYGNRGHNQPCIHNGTDRCYITTQNHGFEVNADSLPSDWSVLFTNANDKSNEGIVHNVKPFFSVQFHPEAMAGPEDLEFLFDIFMDTVRSAKAGDSVTSPCVKERLQTAMVYVPETPISVDVKPRKVVVLGSGGLSIGQAGEFDYSGSQAIKALKEEAIQTVLVNPNIATIQTSKGLADKVYFLPITADYVAQVIKSERPDGILLSFGGQTGLNCGIQLKKQGILDRYNVKVLGTPVSAIIMTEDRKAFADKMFEIGEQVAPSEAAYTIDEVVAAGERLGYPVLVRAAYALGGLGSGFADNKQQLIQLANTAFAHTSQVLVDKSLKGWKEVEYEVVCNMENVDPLGIHTGESIVVAPSQTLTNIEYNKLRTTAIKVIRHLGIVGECNIQYALNPESQQDGKIEYYIIEVNARLSRSSALASKATGYPLAYVAAKLALGIPLPVLRNSVTNSTTACFEPSLDYCVVKIPRWDLKKFSKVSKQIGSSMKSVGEVMAIGRKFEEAFQKALRMVDESNLGFDGSTVSEEDLKTPTDTRIFVLAAAMKAGYSIDKLYELTKIDKWFLYKFRNIIDCMQTLQTLRNSEDLTKDLLLRAKQLGFSDKQIAKIIESTEIAVRKARQTLEITPYVKQIDTVAAEWPAQTNYLYLTYNGTSNDLDFPGGYIIVLGSGVYRIGSSVEFDWCAVGCITELRKCGHKTIMINYNPETVSTDYDMCDRLYFDELSFEVVMDIYEWENPKGIILSMGGQLPNNIAMSLHRQRCRILGTSPEYIDSAENRFKFSRMLDNIGIEQPQWKELTDLKTAKKFCDEVSYPALVRPSYVLSGAAMNVAHSHHDLETYLSDAVAVSKDHPVVISKFILEAKEIDVDAVARDGEVVAVAISEHVENAGVHSGDATLVTPPQDLNKETLDKIYTIVTAIGRQLEVTGPFNLQLIAKDNKLKVIECNVRVSRSFPFVSKTLDHDFIAMATDVIMGEPTEPLKFIYGNGRVGVKCPQFSFSRLAGADFMLGVEMSSTGEVACFGEDRYEAYLKAMMSTGFKIPKKTILLSIGSYKAKSELLPSVRTLENLGYQLFASIGTADFYSEHGIKIKAIDWPFEDTGDSKSFQERSISDYLSEKQFDLVINLPMRNGGSRRASHFITHGYRTRRMAVDKEIPLITDVKKVKLFVQALHRVGGTPSMKTHVDCITSSRVVRLPGLIDVHVHLREPGATHKEDFASGTAAALAGGVTMVLAMPNTNPPITDQASFALSQKLAKLGARCDYGLYVGAGPDNAESLPKIGPAAAGLKMYLNETFTSLRLDDMSTWMKHFEYWPKHLPIVTHAEGRTTAAILLIAELNDRPVHIAHVARKEEIEIIRAAKERGMQVTCEVAPHHLFLTSDDLDVIGCGKGQVRPMLCTKADQEALWDNMDIIDCFATDHAPHTVDEKNSAKPPPGFPGLETMLPLLLTAVNEGRLTMDDIVDKLYNNPRKIFNLPEQKDTYVEVDLDEEWIIPQYTQFSKARWTPFTGRSVCGTVRRVVLRGEVAYIDGQVLVSPGFGQDVRSHLGPAPRPLTVQVPSQTQPLPGSISAPGSPRKVLPVDRFSLPPRVHRTSLPPAGAGDQIVDYPYSDYPYSTPTTPTLIPPPHHFHFHDIKNLTSPTPPGYKSSFVSSYAYQSLNVASTKSSSPYRAEAPLTPVDHATIPRLSSVTPPSHHGALQPVLLPHYPNHGLIGKHILTARRLSKDQLHHLFNVAHHMRMMVQKERSLDYILKGKVLASMFYEPSTRTSNSFTAAMYRLGGSVLHFNEGFSSHRKGESLRDAIQTMAGYSDVIVLRHSQPGSVEEAARHCKCPVINAGDGVGEHPTQALLDVFTIREEIGTVNNLIITMVGDLKHGRTVHSLARLLTLYRVQLRYVAPPKLKMPKSVYDYVSERGITQEEYSSIEEALPGTDVLYMTRVQKERFESEEDYALVAGHFVLTPHIMTRAKDKMVVMHPMPRVSEISTEVDSDPRAAYFRQAECGMYVRMALLSMVLGKC; from the exons ATGACAGCGGTTCTTCACCTTCAAGATGGTTCAAAATATGAAGGAACGTTGTTTGGAGCTAACGAAAGTGTTGCTGGTGAAGTTG tatTCCAGACTGGTATGGTTGGATATCCAGAGTCTCTGACTGACCCATCTTACAAATCTCAAATCTTAGTGTTAACTTATCCCCTGATTGGAAACTATGGCATCCCAGGAAATGAAAACGATAAATATGATATTCCTAAATGGTTTGAGTCAAAGAAGATTCATGTATCCGCATTGGTGGTTGGAGATATGTCTGAGGAGTACAGTCACTGGGCTGCCAAGAAGTCACTTCATGATTGGCTGAAAGAACACAAGATACCTGCTATATATG GTATTGATACTCGTGAACTGACAAAGAAGATACGACAACATGGAACCATGCTAGGAAAG GTTGTTACTGGTACAACTAATTCCAATACAATACCCTATGATGATCCAAACGTGCGTAACTTGGTAGCAGAGGTTTCATGTAAG GAACCAATGACCTACAACAAGTCAGGAAGTGTCAAGATTGTGGCTGTGGACTGTGGTATCAAATTCAATCAAATACGATGTCTTGTTGAGAGAGGTGCATGCGTCAAAGTTGTACCCTGGGACACTCAACTGGATATTAACG ATTTTGATGGTCTGTTCCTTAGCAACGGACCAGGTAATCCAGAGCAGTGTACGGCTGCCATTAAGAACATTCGTACTATCTTTAATCACTCCAAACCTAAGCCAGTGTTTGGTATCTGTCTTGGCCATCAGTTGACAGCTCTGGCCATCGGTGCTACTACTTCAAAAATGAA GTATGGTAACCGTGGACACAACCAACCCTGCATACACAATGGAACAGACCGTTGTTACATCACCACTCAGAACCATGGTTTTGAAGTTAATGCCGACTCCCTGCcttctgattggtcagttttGTTCACCAATGCCAATGACAAATCCAATGAAGGCATCGTTCACAATGTCAAGCCATTCTTCAGTGTACAGTTCCATCCAGAAGCAATGGCAGGACCTGAAGATTTAGAGTTCCTCTTTGATATTTTCATGGACACGGTCAGATCTGCCAAAGCAGGAGATAGCGTAACAAG TCCTTGTGTTAAAGAACGTCTTCAGACAGCCATGGTGTATGTACCAGAGACCCCAATAAGTGTTGACGTGAAACCAAGGAAAGTAGTCGTTCTTGGATCAGGAGGGCTTTCTATTGGACAAGCTGGAGAATTTGATTATTCTGGATCACAG GCAATCAAAGCATTGAAAGAAGAAGCCATTCAGACAGTGTTGGTAAACCCTAACATAGCTACAATCCAGACATCGAAAGGTCTTGCTGACAAAGTCTACTTTTTGCCTATCACTGCTGACTATGTAGCCCAG GTCATAAAAAGTGAAAGACCCGACGGAATCCTGCTATCCTTTGGTGGACAGACTGGTTTAAATTGTGGAATCCAGTTAAAGAAACAAGGCATCCTTGATAGATACAATGTGAAAGTTTTAGGAACTCCAGTGTCTGCTATTATTATGACTGAAGATAGAAAGGCGTTTGCCgacaaaatgtttgaaattggtGAACAAGTAGCACCTAGTGAAGCAGCTTATACAATCGATGAG GTTGTAGCAGCTGGTGAGAGACTAGGCTATCCTGTACTAGTGAGGGCAGCATACGCCTTAGGAGGACTGGGATCAGGATTTGCTGACAATAAACAGCAGTTGATACAACTAGCTAACACTGCGTTTGCACACACCAGCCAAGTACTGGTTGATAAGTCACTCAAAGGATGGAAAGAAGTTGAATATGAAGTT GTATGCAACATGGAGAATGTGGACCCCCTAGGTATCCATACAGGAGAATCTATTGTGGTAGCACCAAGTCAGACATTGACTAACATAGAATACAACAAACTACGTACAACAGCCATCAAAGTGATCCGTCATCTAGGCATTGTTGGAGAATGTAACATACAATATGCTCTCAACCCAGAATCACAACAG GATGGAAAAATAGAG TATTACATTATTGAGGTCAACGCCCGTCTGTCTCGTAGTTCAGCACTTGCTAGTAAAGCTACTGGATACCCATTGGCCTACGTAGCAGCCAAGTTGGCACTAGGAATTCCACTCCCAGTGCTGAGAAATTCAGTGACTAATTCTACCACAGCTTGCTTTGAACCAAGTCTTGATTACTGTGTTGTGAAGATACCAAGATGGGATCTCAAGAAGTTCAGCAAAGTCAGCAAACAG ATTGGTAGTTCCATGAAGAGTGTTGGTGAAGTGATGGCCATTGGTAGAAAGTTTGAAGAAGCCTTCCAGAAAGCACTGAGAATGGTGGATGAATCTAATCTTGGATTTGATGGATCGACAGTATCTGAGGAG GATTTGAAGACGCCAACTGATACAAGAATCTTTGTGCTGGCTGCAGCAATGAAGGCAGGCTATAGCATCGACAAATTGTATGAACTGACCAAGATAGACAAGTGGTTTCTTTACAAGTTTAGGAATATTATCGACTGTATGCAGACGTTACAAACTTTGAGGAACAGCGAAGATCTGACAAAAGACCTCCTACTTCGTGCCAAGCAACTAGGTTTCTCTGATAAACAGATAGCCAAGATTATTGAAAG tacGGAGATCGCTGTTAGGAAAGCCAGACAAACATTAGAGATTACACCGTATGTAAAACAGATTGACACAGTGGCAGCAGAATGGCCAGCCCAAACAAACTACTTATATCTGACTTACAACGGTACAAGTAATGACTTGGACTTCCCCGGTGGTTATATCATTGTTCTTGGATCGGGAGTGTATCGTATCGGAAGTAGCGTTGAATTTGATTGGTGTGCTGTGGGCTGTATCACGGAACTCAGAAAG tGTGGACACAAGACAATTATGATCAACTACAACCCAGAAACAGTGAGCACAGACTACGATATGTGTGACAGACTCTACTTTGATGAACTCTCATTTGAG GTTGTCATGGATATCTATGAGTGGGAGAATCCCAAAGGTATAATCCTATCAATGGGTGGACAATTACCAAACAACATTGCTATGTCTTTACACCGTCAGAGATGTCGTATTCTTGGTACCTCACCAGAATACATTGATAGCGCTGAAAACCGCTTCAAGTTTTCCCGTATGTTGGATAATATCGGAATTGAACAACCTCAATGGAAAGAATTGACAGATCTCAAG ACTGCTAAGAAGTTTTGTGATGAAGTGAGCTACCCAGCATTGGTCAGACCATCGTATGTACTGAGTGGAGCTGCTATGAATGTGGCTCATTCACATCATGATTTGGAGACATACCTCAGTGATGCTGTCGCTGTGTCCAAGGACCATCCTGTGGTCATTTCTAAATTCATTCTAGAGGCAAAG gaaattgatgtAGATGCAGTTGCTAGGGATGGTGAGGTTGTTGCCGTGGCAATATCAGAGCATGTGGAGAATGCAGGTGTGCATTCAGGTGATGCTACCTTAGTGACGCCGCCTCAAGATTTAAATAAAGAGACCCTTGATAAGATCTATACTATCGTTACTGCTATTGGTCGGCAACTAGAAGTGACAGGTCCATTCAACCTACAGCTGATTGCTAAG GACAACAAACTGAAAGTGATAGAATGTAATGTCAGAGTATCAAGGTCATTCCCATTTGTTTCCAAAACATTGGATCATGATtttattgccatggcaactgacGTCATTATGGGAGAACCAACTGAACCACTCAAATTTATCTATGGCAATGGAAGAGTTGGTGTCAAG TGTCCCCAGTTTTCATTTTCACGTCTTGCTGGAGCTGATTTTATGCTGGGTGTTGAGATGTCAAGTACAGGGGAAGTGGCATGTTTTGGTGAAGATCGATATGAAGCGTATCTAAAAGCTATGATGAGTACTGGATTTAAGATCCCAAAGAAAACTATTCTGTTGTCTATCGGCAGTTACAAG GCAAAGAGTGAACTGTTACCGTCTGTAAGAACTCTGGAGAATCTCGGTTATCAGTTGTTTGCTAGTATTGGTACGGCTGATTTCTACAGTGAACATGGCATCAAA ATCAAAGCTATTGATTGGCCATTTGAAGACACCGGTGACTCAAAGTCATTTCAAGAACGTAGCATCAGTGATTATCTCTCTGAGAAGCAATTTGACTTGGTTATAAATCTGCCGATGAGAAACGGAGGATCAAGACGGGCGTCACACTTCATCACGCATGGATATCGTACACGTCGTATGGCGGTGGATAAAGAGATTCCACTCATAACAGATGTGAAAAAAGTCAAATTATTTGTACAG gCGTTACATCGTGTTGGCGGTACTCCTTCAATGAAAACTCACGTAGACTGTATCACATCATCACGTGTGGTTCGTTTGCCAGGTTTGATCGACGTCCACGTACATTTACGTGAACCAGGTGCCACACACAAAGAAGACTTTGCTTCTGGTACCGCTGCAGCTCTAGCAGGTGGCGTTACCATGGTGCTAGCGATGCCTAATACCAATCCACCAATCACAGACCAAGCTTCATTTGCACTTTCACAAAAG TTGGCCAAGTTAGGTGCCCGCTGTGACTATGGTTTATATGTTGGTGCCGGACCGGACAATGCTGAATCTCTGCCTAAGATTGGTCCTGCTGCTGCTGGACTTAAGATGTATCTGAATGAAACGTTCACTTCACTTAGACTGGATGATATGTCAACTTGGATGAAG CATTTTGAGTATTGGCCCAAACATTTACCAATTGTGACCCATGCAGAGGGTCGTACGACAGCCGCCATCTTGTTGATTGCAGAATTGAATGACAGACCTGTGCATATAGCACATGTAGCCAGAAAGGAAGAG ATCGAGATTATTCGTGCTGCTAAGGAACGTGGAATGCAAGTGACCTGTGAGGTCGCTCCCCATCATCTGTTTTTGACCTCAGATGACCTTGATGTCATAGGTTGTGGTAAAGGTCAGGTCAGACCAATGCTATGCACCAAGGCAGACCAAGAAGCATTATGGGATAACATGGATATCATAGATTGTTTTGCTACTGACCATG CACCCCATACTGTGGATGAGAAGAACAGTGCCAAGCCTCCACCTGGATTTCCTGGGTTGGAAACAATGTTACCATTACTACTTACTGCTGTCAATGAGGGAAGGCTAACCATGGAT gaTATTGTTGACAAGTTGTACAACAATCCAAGAAAGATTTTCAACTTGCCAGAACAGAAAGACACCTATGTAGAGGTTGATTTAGATGAAGAATGGATCATACCACAATATACACAATTCAGTAAGGCAAGATGGACACCTTTCACTGGACGCAGTGTTTGTGGTACTGTACGCCGTGTTGTGTTGAGAGGAGAGGTTGCATATATCGATGGACAG GTTCTAGTGTCGCCAGGTTTTGGTCAAGATGTCAGATCACATCTTGGTCCTGCACCAAGACCTTTGACCGTACAGGTGCCATCACAGACCCAGCCACTTCCAGGATCCATATCAGCTCCAGGATCACCAAGGAAAGTTCTTCCAGTTGATCGCTTCTCCTTACCACCACGTGTGCACCGTACTAGTCTCCCACCCGCCGGGGCTGGTGATCAAATAGTTG ACTATCCCTATTCTGACTACCCATACTCTACTCCGACAACTCCTACTCTTATTCCACCTCCCCATCATTTCCACTTCCATGATATCAAAAACCTCACATCACCAACTCCACCTGGTTACAAGTCATCGTTTGTGTCAAGCTATGCGTACCAATCATTGAATGTAGCCAGTACTAAATCAAGCTCTCCATACCGTGCAGAGGCTCCATTAACACCTGTAGATCACGCCACCATACCAAGATTGTCAAGTGTTACCCCACCAAGTCATCATGGTGCTTTACAACCAGTACTGTTACCACACTATCCTAATCATGGTTTGATAGGCAAACATATCCTGACAGCTAGAAGACTTTCAAAGGACCAG CTGCATCATTTATTTAATGTTGCACATCACATGAGAATGATGGTTCAGAAGGAAAGATCTCTGGATTATATACTCAAG GGTAAAGTACTTGCCAGTATGTTTTATGAACCAAGTACGAGGACCAGTAATTCCTTCACAGCAGCTATGTATAGACTTGGAGGCAGTGTCCTTCATTTCAATGAAGGCTTTTCATCTCATAGAAAGGGAGAGAGTTTACGAG ACGCCATACAAACCATGGCAGGGTACAGTGATGTCATCGTGTTACGTCACTCACAGCCAGGTAGTGTGGAGGAAGCTGCCAGACACTGCAAGTGTCCTGTTATCAATGCTGGTGACGGAGTAGGTGAACACCCAACCCAGGCACTCCTTGACGTCTTCACCATCAGAGAAGAGATTGGTACAGTTAATAACTTGATT ATCACAATGGTAGGGGACTTGAAACATGGCAGAACTGTGCACTCTTTGGCCAGACTGCTAACATTATACCGTGTACAGCTACGATATGTGGCACCACCAAAACTCAAAATGCCAAAATCAGTCTACGACTATGTCAGTGAAAGAGGAATAACACAG GAGGAGTATTCAAGCATAGAGGAGGCCCTGCCTGGAACCGATGTACTTTATATGACTCGTGTACAGAAAGAACGATTTGAGAGTGAAGAGGATTATGCACTG GTTGCTGGTCATTTTGTTCTAACCCCACATATCATGACAAGAGCTAAAGACAAAATGGTTGTGATGCACCCAATGCCACGCGTGTCTGAAATTag TACCGAGGTTGACTCTGATCCACGTGCTGCCTACTTCCGTCAAGCTGAATGTGGCATGTATGTCAGAATGGCATTGTTATCAATGGTACTCGGTAAATGTTGA